The segment TGTTGTTAATAATCCCGACTCAGGGAGTGCGGAAGATCAATTATCCGTAACTTATACATCTGATCCGCTTGAGATAGGTTTTAATTCACGTTATCTTTTGGACATTGCGGGGCAACTTTCAAACGATGAAATGGTTTTTATGTTGTCTGATGCTGTAGCTCCAGCTCTGATTCGTGATCATGCAGATGCGCTTTACGTGCTAATGCCCATTCGCGTTTAGGGGCGATTATTTTGCAATACATGGCTGGTCATGTGCACAAAGTGGCAGTGAGGCAGCTAAAACTTGTACGTTACCGCAATTATTCTTCTTTTAATCTTCATTTTTCAGGTCAGCATGTGGTTTTTACCGGCCATAATGGTGCTGGTAAGACAAATCTTTTAGAAGCGTTATCTTTTCTTTCTCCTGGTCGTGGTTTACGGCGTGCTGCTTATTCTGATATTAGCCTTAAAGATGGTGGGGGTGAAGGATTTGTCGTCTTTGCGCGTCTTGAATGTGTCCTTTATGGTGAAGTGAATATTGGTACAGCTTTTGACGTTGATGGTAACAGCCGAAAAGTTCATATTAATGGTGTAAATGAGACGAGCGATTGCCTAACAGATTATTGTCATATTAGTATTCTAACGCCTTCTATGGATGGGCTTTTTACAGGGCCTTCAGTTGAGCGCCGTCGTTTTTTGGATCGTATGGTTTTAGCGATAGATCCTTTACATAGTCGCCGTGTAGCAGATTATGATAAAGTTATGCGCGCACGTAATCGTTTATTTTTAGATAGAAATGAAGATTATGTTTGGTTTGATGCTTTAGAAAAGCAAATGGCGGAATTGGCAACAGCTATTGCCGCGGCGCGTATTGATGTTATTCGCCTTTTAAATGACATGTTTGCACAAACACCATCACAGATAGCTTTTCCACGGGCTTTTTTGCAAATTGATGGTTTTTTAGA is part of the Bartonella machadoae genome and harbors:
- the recF gene encoding DNA replication/repair protein RecF (All proteins in this family for which functions are known are DNA-binding proteins that assist the filamentation of RecA onto DNA for the initiation of recombination or recombinational repair.) encodes the protein MAGHVHKVAVRQLKLVRYRNYSSFNLHFSGQHVVFTGHNGAGKTNLLEALSFLSPGRGLRRAAYSDISLKDGGGEGFVVFARLECVLYGEVNIGTAFDVDGNSRKVHINGVNETSDCLTDYCHISILTPSMDGLFTGPSVERRRFLDRMVLAIDPLHSRRVADYDKVMRARNRLFLDRNEDYVWFDALEKQMAELATAIAAARIDVIRLLNDMFAQTPSQIAFPRAFLQIDGFLETALRTQSAVEVEEQFCNRLRHNRAIDRAAGRTLEGPHRTDLQVFYADKNMVATSCSTGEQKALLIGLVLCHARLTGMMSERAPILLLDEMVAHLDLYRRTALFDILDDLGGQTFMTGTDRVLFDALKGRAEFFEIRNGALLR